The genomic window CTTATTGCCTAAAATTAAGGATTTCATTGCCGAAGTCAGAAAATATGGGGTTCAAATCATTTATATGCAACACTCAGTAACAAAGAGAATGCTTGAAGAGTCTCCGAAGAAAACGAGAGAATGTTGCTTGGTCGGTACCAAGGGTGAACAGATTGACGAGCGTTTAGAAATCCGACCCGAGGATTTGGTAATTAAAAAACATAAGTACAGTTCATTTTTTGAGACCGGGCTTGATCAAGAATTAAAGAGTCGCGGAATTGACCATATTATCGTTGCGGGAACAAAAACGAACAACTGTGTTTTTGCTACAGTTTTAGATGCGTATAATCTCAACTATCACGCGTTTGTTCCAAAAGAATTAGTAGGCACTACCGATTATGAAACTAATGGCGTATACCTTCGGGATATGGGCAAATACCTATGTGAAGTAATGAGTGACCGGGAGATTATTGCTCATCTTCAGGAAGGGATACTATGAAAAAATACGATGTCATCATCAGTGGATATATTGCTTTTGATCGGGTGATTAAAATTGCCAGTCTCGCTAAAATCGGCAAAACTTCAATCATCACCAATAATGATAATAATGTTATCGAGTTTGGCGGTTGCGGAATTAACGTGGCCGTTGATCTGGCGACGCTTGGCTATAAAACACTCCCGGTTATCCGTGTGGGCGATGACTATGAAAGCAGTGGTTTTGCTTATTTTGTTAAAAATCACCGCTTAAGCGAAGCTGCCATTAAAAAAGTAACCGGTGTAAATTGCAGTTCCTGTTATTTGGTTGAAAACCCAAGTATGGATCACATCACGCTATATTATCCGGGTTCGATGGATGAAAAGTACTTTCTTAGTTACGATGAAGATTGGTTTAAGGAAAGCAAATTCGCCCTTATGACAGTAGCCAGCCGAAAGGATAATGAAGCATTTCTCGCGCTGACAGGCAAATACCATTTACCCACCTATTTTGGGATGAAAATGGATAAAACGGCTTTTCCTCCAGCCTTTCTTCGCAAAGTTTTAAAACGAGTCAGCGGTGTTTTTGCTAATAAGGTAGAAATCACTTATATTAAGCAAATTCTTCATATCGAACATACCAATCAAATGTTTTCTTTTAATAGCAATTTGCAATTTGTTGTTGTCACTAATGGTAAAAAAGGAAGCACTATTTATTATCGTAACGACAATAAGATTGAAAAAGCTACGATTGGAATTGTCCCGGCGGATGAATTTGTCTCTACGGTTGGTTCGGGCGACGCTTATATGGCAGGCTTTATTTATGGATTAATCAAAGAGAAGGATTACTTACAATCGGCGAAGCTTGGGGCCACATTGGCGACTTGTATTATTGAGGGGGTCGGAGCTACAAGCTCGGCTCCAGATGAAAAGCAATTGTGGGAACGGTATTATCGTTTCTTTGGAAAGGAATAAATTATGCAACCGACACTCTATTTAAAAGTTACCGACCAAAGTGTAGCTCCATATGTGATTTTTTCCGGCGATCCCTGGCGGGTGGAAGTCCTAAAAAGTTACCTTGACAATCCTCAAAGCGTTGGTTTTTATCGGGAATTCAATACTTATACCGGCACCTATAAAGGCTTGCCCATCACGATTACTTCCACCGGAATTGGCGCGCCTTCGGCCGTAATTGCCCTCGAAGAAATGTTCGATGCCGGGATGAAAGTGGCTTTACGAATGGGAACAGCAATGTCGCTGAGTAAAGCGGATTTGGGAAATTACATTATTCCCGCTTCTTCGAAAAGATTAGAGAAAACAAGCCTTACCTATGTTGATGAAAATTATCCGGCGAAAGCCGATCCAAAGTTTCTTCAGTCCATCATCAAAACCGTAACAAGCGCAGGGCAAAAAGTCATCACTGGCGAAAGTGCGACCATGGATGGATATTATTCGCAAATGAAGGAATCTCGACTTTCAAAAATACGGCGAGTGGACATTGAAAGGAACTTTACGCAGTTAGAACAAGAAGGCATTATCTCGGTCGACATGGAAACATCTGCACTGATGGTAGTTGCCTCGCTTATGAAAGTGCCGTTTGCCTCATTGACCTTAGTCACAGTTTTGAAAAATCTCGCCGCCTTATTGGATGAAAAAACACGGAGGCGAAAAGAAGATGAACTTTGTCGGTTGGCGCTAGATTCGATGGTTAATTTTGTGAAGGAGGAAAAAATAAATGAATGATTTTTTTAAGAAATATCCAAAGACGATAATTGGTATGGTCCATTGTTTGCCTTTGCCAGGGACAGCCCGTTATTCCGATTTAAATCAAGTGCGTAAACAGGCTTTAGCCGATGCACTTACGCTTCAAAAAGCGGGTTATGATGCGATTATGATTGAAAATATGGGCGACGCTCCATATGCCGAAAAAATGGATTTAGCCCAAATCACAGCGATGAGTGCAATCGCCGAGATGATAAAAGAGGCGGTTGATCTTCCTTTAGGAATTGATTGTGCTTTCAGTGATTATCGCAGTGCTTTAGCCATTGCTAAGGCAGTCGGAGCAGATTTCATTCGCATTCCCGTTTTTATCGATACGGTGGTCTACGCTAATGGCATTATCTATCCTTCGGCGCACGATGCCTTAATTTATCGGCGGGAAATTGACGCTGAAAAAGTGCTGATTATGGCTGACCTACAGGTTAAGCACACCCATATGCTCGTTAATGATATGAGTATTGAAGAATCGGCTAAACTAGCAGAAGCAAGCGGAGCCGATGCCGTAGTTGTAACGGGTGTTTTGACGGGTAAGCCAACTTCAATTGAAGATATTGAGCAGGTCAAAAAAGCCGTTACGGTTCCAGTTTATGTTGGCTCGGGTGTGAGTGTTAAAAACATTAAAGATCAATTGAGTATTGCCAGTGGCGTTATCGTTGGCAGTTCTCTAAAAGACAAAGGCAAAGTTAGTTTACCGGTTGATTTCGATTTAGCCAAAGAGCTAATTGAAGCATATAAGAAATAGGAGGAGAAGAATATGCGTTTAATTTGTTTTCTTAATCATGGCTCGCCTTCAATTGAAGCCAGCCATCGCGTCGTCGATTGTTATGTTGAGGGTGGAGCGGATGTAGTCGAGACGGATTTTCCAGCAGATGATCCCTATCTTGACGGAGACAACATCAAAATTCGGATGCATGAAGCATTAACAAAATGCCACGATTATGACAAATACATGAAGTCGGTAGAGACCATTTTGAAGGAGCATCCAGGAATTCATCTTTATATGTTGATTTATGAAGAAACGATTATGGCAATTGGTATGGAGAAATTTCTGGCTTTCTTAAGAAGAAATAATTTACAGGAAGTGTTGCTGGTTGGAGCGCGGCATCCGGAAGTTCGGGCTCGGCTTTTAAAAGAAAAATTAAAAGTCAGTGCCTACATCGAATACCATTTGCCCGAAGATGAGATTGAAACAGCCAAGCAAACAACGGGGTTTGTTTACCTGCAGGCGACACCATCTGGCAAATTCCATTCTCAATATAAAGATCTTAAGTCAATTATCAAGTACCTGCGCGAAGAACGGGGTATTTCCAATGAAATCAACTGCGGTATCGGAATTCATGACTATGATCAAGTTAGAATGGTTCGTGACGCCGGAGCGGATGGAGTGTTTATCGGCACGCAGGTTATGAACCTGCATGGACAACCGGAAAAGCTTATTGCCAAGGTCAAAGAACTAAAGGCAATCGCCAGCGGTCAAGTAAAGTAGTTCCCCCAAATAGACACAGTTCCCCATGTGTCTATTTTTTTATGTCAACAAAAAAAACGACGTTTGGTGTAAGCGGTTTTAGGCATAAAAATATGATTGTTATCTCTTGATTTATTTAAACGAAACTATAATTGGAACAACGGGAGGGTTATATGCTCAAAGTAACAAAAAGAATATTTCTATTTTCTATTTTACTTCTGGCAAGTTGTGCCCAAACGGGAGGTTCTTCCTCTAACTCTATAGCTAGTACTGGTAGTGAATCGTCCGCGAGTGAAACAAATTCATCTGGAAGTTCTTCAGTTTTTATTCCATCATCTTCATCCGAGGATATGGAGTATTTGCCATCGGGGGCGGAAGATTATTTCTTGCCCATTCCTTCAGGCGATGATTTCGATGCTGTCTGTGATAATATACAACAATATATTAATCTTCTGGATGCTCATCTATTTAATATGGATACGAGTTTTACAATTGCCTATTCGTTCGTCGACAGTGGATCAAGCGCACGTTACGACTATTCTTCTTTATGGAATATTAACTTAGATGTCGATTTTAAAACGACACCCCGCGCCGGAAAATATATCGACACTTATACCATTGACTATCGAGATTATGGGATTCAAAATCAAGGAACGGAATTAAATGCAACCGAAACCTTAAGTGTTGTTGACGATATTTTCCTAAATCGCGGAGAAAAGCGAAATGCGGGGTTTAGTGATTTTCCGATTAATGCACGGGAACATAGCATTTCTGTTTCCACCAGTGAACAACTTTGGTATGCGGCCAGCAGGGGATACCTACCGGTTCCGGTCGCCGGATCAAAAGCGGAAGCAATTTATGACGAAGCTTTGGACATTGCGCGAGAATATATCTCTAACGATGATGACGATGTCGAAAAGGAAAGGAAAATCTTTGCCTGGTTGGGTAACGATATTCTCTACGATTACACCGCCTATGAGAAAGGTTATAGTGGTGTCGGTTATCAATATCAAAATGACTGCTATTATTTAGAGGGCATTTTTAATCGCCACATCGCCGTTTGCGACGGGATGTCGAAGGCGCTTGTCTTATTGTCATCAATTGAAAATATCCCCGCGGTACGGGTAACGGGATACGTTATCGCCAGTGGCCAAGGAGCCGGACACGCATGGAACTATGTCCAATTAGGTGGCGAATGGTATGCGGCTTGTCCAACAAGCAACAACACGATGGGAGAAGTAAGTGATACGCTTTATGAATTAGGGAACAAGGAATTATTCTTGGTTTCTAATGCAACAATCGATGCTGTTTATAAACAGACGAGCTTCCCCTTAGCCAAGGCCGATTCGGATTATGGTTTCTATGCTAATACGACGATTGAATACAATGATTTCACTCATAATCTAGTGGCTAAAAATGCTTCCGATGTTGTGAAGTTCACTCAATTACTCGCTGATTATCCTTCAATTAACGATGAAAAGAAAGTAATGAACTTTCAATATGCGGATGGTCTGGATATCAATGCCGCTATCGCTCAAGCACGGAGTGAGACCGGACTAAACTTTGGCGGTTTTATCGGTTCTGATAACGAACTAATATTAATCACACTCTAATCATCGATTAAATAAGACTAAACTTCCGGCACCTTAAAATGCTTAGGAAGTTTTTTTTATGAAAGGCGGTTTTTAATGACTAAAAAATAATAGGGCGATTACTCTTTGCTTATATTTAGCAGACTATTTATTAATATGGGATATTTATGAGCGTTTTTTAAACCTTTTTACGTCACTATTTTATAATGAAACTGAAATAAAAGGAGTCATTATGAGAATTGTTATTATTGGTGCGGTGGCAGGGGGGACCTCGGCCGCGGCAAAAGCCAGAAGAGAAAACGAAACTGCCGATATTGTGGTGTATGAGAAAGATCAACACATTTCCTATGCGGGATGCGGGATGCCGTATTATCTTGGAAAACAAGTTGCCGAGGAAGAGGAATTAGCTCCGCGCGATGCCGATTACTTTAAAAAGAAGTACAACATTGATATTTATACCGAACATGAAGTCATTGATTTGGACGTAGAAAAAAAGGAAGTTATGATTATCGATCTTAAGACAAAAGCTACTTTTGCCGAACACTACGATAAATTAATTATTGCGACCGGAGCTCGGTCTTCTGTACCACCGATTAAGGGACGTGAACACGCTAATGTTTTTACCTTAAGAACGATAAAAGATATGGAAAACATTGAAGCGTTTATCGACAATAAATCCCCAAAGACAGCCGCGATTATTGGAACCGGCTTCATTGGCTTAGAGGTGGCGGAAAATTTAACCCGTCTTGGTATTAAAGTTACTTTGATTGAAAAGATGCCGCAGGTTTCACCATCGTTAGACAGCGACATGGCGATCCTTGTTCAAGATGAATTAACGAAAAACGGAGTACGGGTTCTCGTCAATCAAAACATTCAAGAAATAACCGATAATGGAGTTGTTTTAGAAGGTGATGAATTTATAAATGGGGATTTAGTTTTAATCGCAACCGGTGTTCGGCCGAATGTAGATTTAGCCCGCAGTTCCGGAATTGAAATAGGGGTGACCGGAGCGATTGCCGTTAATGATAGAATGGAAACCAGTGTGACGGATATATATGCGGTCGGTGATTGTATGGAAGAGTATCACGCTCTTACCGGAAAGCCGGTTTATCGGCCGATGGGATCAACGGCTAATAAGACGGGACGTATCGCCGGTAATAATGCTGCTGGTGGGCCAGTACTGACTTTTAAAGGAGTGATTGGAACAGCGATATATAAAGTTTTTAACCTAGCGGTCGCCCAGACCGGTTTAACTGAAAAAGAACTTATTAAAGAAAACATACCCTATCAAGTAAGTTTTAATATTAAACCGGAGAAACCAGAGTATTTGGGCGGTCAAGAAATGGTTATGAAAGTTATTGCTCGCAAGGATAATTTGCAGATTTTAGGAGCGGAAATTATTGGAACTTCGGGAGTTGACAAGAGAATCGACGTTTTAGCCACAGCGATTTCTTTTAAAGCCACGGCAAGCGATTTGGCAGCTCTGGATTTAGCCTATGCTCCTCCCTTTTCAACGGCCAAGGATCCGATTATATATAGCGGAATGATTCTTGAGAACTCCATTTTATATGGACGTAAACAAATGACGGCTCACGAGGTCGATAATTTATCGCAAAACAGCTCGTCAGACGTTGTGATTCTCGATAATCGCCGTCCAGAATTATTCCGTGCGGGGCATATTCCAGGGGCAATCAATGTCGCGCAGGAAGATATGAGAGACTATCTTCAAAATCTGGATAAAAAAGCCACAATCCTTACCTATTGCTCCAAAGGAGTGACGGCCAACGCCACTCAAAACATTCTTATTAATCACGGATTTGAAAACGTGTATAGTCTAAATGGCGGATATTCCACTTTTGCGAATTACCAAAGAATTAACAAAAAGTAGATTTTAACCGCCTCTATGCGCACATTAAAAAGAAACAAATTTGAGATGAGACCCAAATGTTAGACCAACTAACAGGAGGGTCTTTTTTTACTGCATAAAGCAATTGTTGTATGCGATTGATAACTTTATGGGTTAAATGATAATTTGAATAAAAAAGTCACTTTTTTGGCAAAAAAGCCATTTTGATATATACTATATATAATTATATGAATACGTTAGTAGAGGAGGAGATATGATATATAAATGTTTTTTTATTATGCGGCAAAGGGATAAAAAAAGTTAGTTTTGCGGGCATAAGTGATTTTAAAAAATGAAAACTTGAAAATGTTTTCATTCGGGGGAAGCGGATACTATATTGAGTTGATATTTTTGTATGAATTAACTAGTTGCTCAATGTACAACTTCTAGCCAATCGGCATAAAGAGTCACGACAAATTCTTCATTAAAAGAATGGAGAGTGAAATAATGATTCGAAGAATTTTAAAGAAAGATCGCAATGATTACTTTGCGATGTCAAAAAGTTTTTATACGTCAAAAGCCCTTATCGAGCCAAAGGATCCCAAGCATTTAGAATCGACATTTGTTCAACTGATTGAGAGCAATCCTTTATTGGAAGGTTACGTCTACGAAATAAATGGTAAAGTGGCTAGTTATATGCTTTTGACCTTCTCCTACTCAAATGAATTAGGAGGAGAGATGATTACTATTGATGAACTATATATTAAACCGGAATATCAAAGGCGAGGTATTGCTAGTAAAATGATTGAATTTGTGGAAAAACAGTTTCCCCATCATCGAGCAATTTCTTTACTTGTAAATATGGATAATATACAGGCAAAAGCAGTTTATATGCATAAGGGTTTCCGCCCAGTAGATTATATGCCGATGATTAAAATGAATTTGTCGTGATAGGAGCGGCCTGACCGCTCTTTTTTATATTTTAAAAGAATCAGCAGGAAGTTTTCGATAATCAAAAAGAAGAATAAAACTAACAATTAGCGGAATAGAACTGATCATGATGGCTTTTACATCAAGCCATTGAATAAAGTAATAAGCAATCACCGCGCCGATAACAAAAATAAGGACGATAAGAAAATAAATAAACCCCTCATTTAATGATTTTTTACTTTTGGTAAACCCATAGTCGCAAAAGGACTGGGTGGCGCTTCTTAAATTGCCGATACACATGGTGGTGGCAATGCCGGTCCCATTGACTTTGCGGAAACTCTCCACCTGTTCGCCACAGGCAAAAGAAATCAAACTATTGGCAATTAAATTTTCACTTTTAGGAATGAACGCGACTCCAATAAGAATTATTATTTCAATTAAAAGCGTCAGCTGGCGCCAATGAAAATGGTCGCTGTTTTTGAACGCGTGGCGTATTATCTCGGATAGAGCGATGCCGAGGGCAAAAGCCAATATTGGAA from Bacilli bacterium includes these protein-coding regions:
- a CDS encoding isochorismatase family cysteine hydrolase — protein: MNKKYALIVVDMVYDFTNPNGKIFYPLNVDLLPKIKDFIAEVRKYGVQIIYMQHSVTKRMLEESPKKTRECCLVGTKGEQIDERLEIRPEDLVIKKHKYSSFFETGLDQELKSRGIDHIIVAGTKTNNCVFATVLDAYNLNYHAFVPKELVGTTDYETNGVYLRDMGKYLCEVMSDREIIAHLQEGIL
- a CDS encoding PfkB family carbohydrate kinase, giving the protein MKKYDVIISGYIAFDRVIKIASLAKIGKTSIITNNDNNVIEFGGCGINVAVDLATLGYKTLPVIRVGDDYESSGFAYFVKNHRLSEAAIKKVTGVNCSSCYLVENPSMDHITLYYPGSMDEKYFLSYDEDWFKESKFALMTVASRKDNEAFLALTGKYHLPTYFGMKMDKTAFPPAFLRKVLKRVSGVFANKVEITYIKQILHIEHTNQMFSFNSNLQFVVVTNGKKGSTIYYRNDNKIEKATIGIVPADEFVSTVGSGDAYMAGFIYGLIKEKDYLQSAKLGATLATCIIEGVGATSSAPDEKQLWERYYRFFGKE
- a CDS encoding nucleoside phosphorylase encodes the protein MQPTLYLKVTDQSVAPYVIFSGDPWRVEVLKSYLDNPQSVGFYREFNTYTGTYKGLPITITSTGIGAPSAVIALEEMFDAGMKVALRMGTAMSLSKADLGNYIIPASSKRLEKTSLTYVDENYPAKADPKFLQSIIKTVTSAGQKVITGESATMDGYYSQMKESRLSKIRRVDIERNFTQLEQEGIISVDMETSALMVVASLMKVPFASLTLVTVLKNLAALLDEKTRRRKEDELCRLALDSMVNFVKEEKINE
- a CDS encoding BtpA/SgcQ family protein, with amino-acid sequence MNDFFKKYPKTIIGMVHCLPLPGTARYSDLNQVRKQALADALTLQKAGYDAIMIENMGDAPYAEKMDLAQITAMSAIAEMIKEAVDLPLGIDCAFSDYRSALAIAKAVGADFIRIPVFIDTVVYANGIIYPSAHDALIYRREIDAEKVLIMADLQVKHTHMLVNDMSIEESAKLAEASGADAVVVTGVLTGKPTSIEDIEQVKKAVTVPVYVGSGVSVKNIKDQLSIASGVIVGSSLKDKGKVSLPVDFDLAKELIEAYKK
- a CDS encoding tryptophan synthase subunit alpha, whose translation is MRLICFLNHGSPSIEASHRVVDCYVEGGADVVETDFPADDPYLDGDNIKIRMHEALTKCHDYDKYMKSVETILKEHPGIHLYMLIYEETIMAIGMEKFLAFLRRNNLQEVLLVGARHPEVRARLLKEKLKVSAYIEYHLPEDEIETAKQTTGFVYLQATPSGKFHSQYKDLKSIIKYLREERGISNEINCGIGIHDYDQVRMVRDAGADGVFIGTQVMNLHGQPEKLIAKVKELKAIASGQVK
- a CDS encoding transglutaminase-like domain-containing protein gives rise to the protein MLKVTKRIFLFSILLLASCAQTGGSSSNSIASTGSESSASETNSSGSSSVFIPSSSSEDMEYLPSGAEDYFLPIPSGDDFDAVCDNIQQYINLLDAHLFNMDTSFTIAYSFVDSGSSARYDYSSLWNINLDVDFKTTPRAGKYIDTYTIDYRDYGIQNQGTELNATETLSVVDDIFLNRGEKRNAGFSDFPINAREHSISVSTSEQLWYAASRGYLPVPVAGSKAEAIYDEALDIAREYISNDDDDVEKERKIFAWLGNDILYDYTAYEKGYSGVGYQYQNDCYYLEGIFNRHIAVCDGMSKALVLLSSIENIPAVRVTGYVIASGQGAGHAWNYVQLGGEWYAACPTSNNTMGEVSDTLYELGNKELFLVSNATIDAVYKQTSFPLAKADSDYGFYANTTIEYNDFTHNLVAKNASDVVKFTQLLADYPSINDEKKVMNFQYADGLDINAAIAQARSETGLNFGGFIGSDNELILITL
- a CDS encoding FAD-dependent oxidoreductase, with the translated sequence MRIVIIGAVAGGTSAAAKARRENETADIVVYEKDQHISYAGCGMPYYLGKQVAEEEELAPRDADYFKKKYNIDIYTEHEVIDLDVEKKEVMIIDLKTKATFAEHYDKLIIATGARSSVPPIKGREHANVFTLRTIKDMENIEAFIDNKSPKTAAIIGTGFIGLEVAENLTRLGIKVTLIEKMPQVSPSLDSDMAILVQDELTKNGVRVLVNQNIQEITDNGVVLEGDEFINGDLVLIATGVRPNVDLARSSGIEIGVTGAIAVNDRMETSVTDIYAVGDCMEEYHALTGKPVYRPMGSTANKTGRIAGNNAAGGPVLTFKGVIGTAIYKVFNLAVAQTGLTEKELIKENIPYQVSFNIKPEKPEYLGGQEMVMKVIARKDNLQILGAEIIGTSGVDKRIDVLATAISFKATASDLAALDLAYAPPFSTAKDPIIYSGMILENSILYGRKQMTAHEVDNLSQNSSSDVVILDNRRPELFRAGHIPGAINVAQEDMRDYLQNLDKKATILTYCSKGVTANATQNILINHGFENVYSLNGGYSTFANYQRINKK
- a CDS encoding GNAT family N-acetyltransferase, whose translation is MIRRILKKDRNDYFAMSKSFYTSKALIEPKDPKHLESTFVQLIESNPLLEGYVYEINGKVASYMLLTFSYSNELGGEMITIDELYIKPEYQRRGIASKMIEFVEKQFPHHRAISLLVNMDNIQAKAVYMHKGFRPVDYMPMIKMNLS
- a CDS encoding YoaK family protein; its protein translation is MGNRRQISESLIVAIFLTLSGGFMDAYSYLVRDHVFANAQTGNLLLLGINLSTGNFSIATHYLFPILAFALGIALSEIIRHAFKNSDHFHWRQLTLLIEIIILIGVAFIPKSENLIANSLISFACGEQVESFRKVNGTGIATTMCIGNLRSATQSFCDYGFTKSKKSLNEGFIYFLIVLIFVIGAVIAYYFIQWLDVKAIMISSIPLIVSFILLFDYRKLPADSFKI